The Anaerolineae bacterium genome includes the window CGTTCAAACATCCCCGGTTACAATGTCAGCCGGGTGGTCGCTTGCGATGCTCAAGGAGAGTACCGCTGGACCACGAAGGGTGTATGCCGCCGACGAGGTGTGTATACGCTGGGACCCACCGAGGTACGTATGGGCGATCCCTTCGGCCTCTTTCAGGTGACTTTGCGTTATCCAGAGACGGACACGATCCTCGTCTACCCCCGGGTAATGCATCTGCCTTCGCTAGAGCTGCCACGCGGCGCCGCCAGCGGCCGCGCTCGCGCCAGCCAGCGCTCCCATGAACGCGCCTTGATGGCTGCAACAGTGAGACTGTATCAGCCAGGGGACAGCCTGCACCTAATCCACTGGCCGATATCAGCCCATCGGGGCGAGCTGATGGTAAAGGAGTTCGATACCGAATTATCGGGGAATCTTTGGATCATCCTCGATCTAGACGAGGCAGTACAGGCAGGGGAGGGCGAGGAAAGCACACTCGAATACGGTGTGATCCTAGCGGCTTCGCTGGCTTCCGAGCTCTTGCGCCACGGCGAACGGCGAGCTGTAGGGCTGGTAGCGTTCGGCCAACAACAAACTTTCCTCCTCCCACAGCCAGGGCAAGCGCAGCTATGGCGGATTCTACGGGCTTTGGCCAGCGCCACCCCATCGCCCGAGTGGCCGCTGCGACAGGTGCTCACTGACGTAGGGCCGGTATTAGGGCACGGACAGACTGTCGCCATCATCACCGCGTCACTAAGCACAGACTGGCTGCCGGCGCTCTTGCCGCTTACCCGGCGCGGGATTTCATCCGCTGTAATCCTCATGGATCCCAGCTCTTTCGATGGGCGGGAGCCGAGCGACGAAACGATCGCAAGCCTACGCGGGCTATGGGCTGAGCACCGTATCGCTAGCCATGTGATCCGACAAGGGTATCCATTCCGCCCATTGATACGCCAGATACGGCGGCGCGTGGAGTACAAGGTATTAGGCACCGGACGGGTGGTGCCAGTCGTCGTAGAGGAAGAAGTGTAGCGATGCTTTGGATGGCGCTATTTCGGCTGTACCGGCGGCTCCAGCCGCGTGAAGGATGGTTGGTCTTCGTTTTAACCCTAGGAGCTGTGGCGATTGTGCCGGCCTCAGCGCAGGACATGGGATGGGTGCCAGGCCTGGGACGGCTGATCCCCGTTGCCATGAGTGCGGTGCTGTTTGGCTTCTTGTTAGCCCGTTTACCATTTAGCGGTTGGATTGGCTCGCTCTTGTCGCTTATTG containing:
- a CDS encoding DUF58 domain-containing protein, with translation MERRLELNTQLPLILIALLAFAELVSPARVWVYLFVGITGLTLAAYLWARQMRDNVHLVRQTRGTWVTVGDALEEFFVIRNLGFLPVLWAEVHDRSNIPGYNVSRVVACDAQGEYRWTTKGVCRRRGVYTLGPTEVRMGDPFGLFQVTLRYPETDTILVYPRVMHLPSLELPRGAASGRARASQRSHERALMAATVRLYQPGDSLHLIHWPISAHRGELMVKEFDTELSGNLWIILDLDEAVQAGEGEESTLEYGVILAASLASELLRHGERRAVGLVAFGQQQTFLLPQPGQAQLWRILRALASATPSPEWPLRQVLTDVGPVLGHGQTVAIITASLSTDWLPALLPLTRRGISSAVILMDPSSFDGREPSDETIASLRGLWAEHRIASHVIRQGYPFRPLIRQIRRRVEYKVLGTGRVVPVVVEEEV